Sequence from the Brevundimonas sp. SGAir0440 genome:
CCGGCAGGCTCCGGCGCCGACATCCCCGAGTTCCGCGCCACAGAAAACGCAGCCCGCAAGGGCCGGCTTCAGCCCAAGAGCGTTTGGCAAATGCATGGCGCCGGCGCCGTCGGTGGCCAAACTCTGGTCGGGATCCCGGCTGTGCGGCGACTGCTGGAAAGCCTCGGCCCGTCAGGCGCCGTCTGGCCCTACGGCACCGGCTGGCGCACCCTGACCCCCGATGATGTCGAGCCGCTGTCCGCTCTCTTCGTCGAGGTCTGGCCGTCGATCTTCGAGACCAGACTGCAGCCGGGCGAGTTCAAGGACCAGGCCCAGGTCCGCTCCACGGCCGAGGCCCTCGCTCGGATGGACGAGGTCGGCGACCTAGCCAAGGCGTTCGCCCCGCCCAAGGACGCCACGCCCGAGCTGATCGCCCAGGTCGAACAGGAAGAAGGCTGGATTCTGGGCGTCTAGAAAGTTTAGTCAGCCGATCAAGGCCCGCGCCGCTGCGCGGGCTTCATCGGTGATCTCGGCTCCCGACAGCATGCGCGCAATCTCTTCCTGACGGCGCTGGTCGTCCAGGGCGACGACGGTGGTGGTGGTCAGGCCGTCGCGATCGGCCTTCATCACCTTCCAGTGGGCGTGGCCGCGGGCGGCGACTTGGGGGCTGTGGGTCACGACAAGGACCTGAGCCCCGTTCGACAGGCGTTTCAGGCGCGAACCGACGGCCTCGGCCACTGCGCCGCCGACTCCCTGGTCGACCTCGTCGAAGATCATCACGGGCTGGCGCATGTCCTCACGGCTCGCCAGAGCGGCCTTCATCGCCAGGGCGAAACGCGCCAGTTCACCGCCTGAAGCGATGGCGTCCAGAGGGCCGAAGTCGGTTCCGGCGTTGGTGGCGATCTGGAAGCGCACCGTCTCGACGCCGTCCGGCCCACGCCGGCCCTCGATCGGTTCCAGCGCCACGCGGAACCGGGCGCGCTCCAGCTTCAGCGGGCCCAACTCGCCCATGACGGCGGCGGTCAGGCGTTCGGCGGCGGCTTCCCGCGCCGAGGTCAGGAAGGTGGCCGCCAGATCATAGTCTTCCGCCGCCTCGGCTGCCTTGCGCCCGGCGTTGGCCAGCGCCTCCTCGCCATCGTCGATCAGCCGCAGCTGCTCGCGCAGACGAATGCGCAGGATCGGCAGGGCGTCGACGGTGGTGTGCAGCTTGCGGGCGGCGGCGCGCAGGGCGAACAGACGCTCCTCGGCCTTGTCCAGACGGCCGGGCTCATAATCGAAGGCGTCGGCGGCGGCGTCCACGGCGGCAAGCGCTTCCGCCGCCTCGACCATGGTGCGGTCGATCGCCTCCACGGCGGCCGACAGTTTGACGATGACCGGATGATCGCCCTCGGCGCCCGCCTGCCCGGCGCGCTGACGCGCATGTTCGACGGCCCTCAGCGCCGCGCCCAGCTTCTGGCTCAGCTTGTCGCCGCCCAGTTGGGTGCGGGCGTCGCCCAGATCCGCGATGGCCTTTTCGGCAGCGCCCAGCAGGGCGCGTTCGCCCGCCAGTTCCGTTTCTTCGTCGGCGCGCGGATCCAGCGCATCCAGTTCGGAGAGGTTCAGGCTGATCTCTTCGCGCCGCGCATCGGCGTCCGCCGCCTGCGCCTTCAGCTCGGCCAGCCTGGCCTCGGCGGCCTTGAGTTTGGCGGAGGCTGAGGCGACCGCCGACAACTGCGGCTGCAGTCCGCCGTAGGCGTCCAGCGAGGCGCGGTGCGTTCGCCAGTCCAGCAGGCCCACCGTCTCATGCTGTCCGTGCACCTCGACCAGGGCCGCGCCGATCTCTCGCACGGCGGTCACACCGGCCGGCTGATCGTTGACATAGGCTCGGCTGCGACCGCCTGCGCCCAAGACGCG
This genomic interval carries:
- a CDS encoding cobalamin biosynthesis protein CbiG; the encoded protein is MARLFDAYIVADWTAAETKKLGDASLWIGVAKRDVRFRLYTETHNVATRAEGEALLASILADHRKRGDRVLVGLDFNFGYPVGTAARLKLDGTPWQAMWKFIASNIVDKADNTNNRYQVAAKMNRLMTDEAWPLWGAPAKQAQRWLTTTKPPAGSGADIPEFRATENAARKGRLQPKSVWQMHGAGAVGGQTLVGIPAVRRLLESLGPSGAVWPYGTGWRTLTPDDVEPLSALFVEVWPSIFETRLQPGEFKDQAQVRSTAEALARMDEVGDLAKAFAPPKDATPELIAQVEQEEGWILGV
- the recN gene encoding DNA repair protein RecN; translated protein: MLTALSIRDVVLVDVLDLEVENGLTVLTGETGAGKSIILDALGLALGGRGDAGLVRNGAKQAVATAVFSAPDDPDLLALIAGKGFEVQPGEELILRRVLGAGGRSRAYVNDQPAGVTAVREIGAALVEVHGQHETVGLLDWRTHRASLDAYGGLQPQLSAVASASAKLKAAEARLAELKAQAADADARREEISLNLSELDALDPRADEETELAGERALLGAAEKAIADLGDARTQLGGDKLSQKLGAALRAVEHARQRAGQAGAEGDHPVIVKLSAAVEAIDRTMVEAAEALAAVDAAADAFDYEPGRLDKAEERLFALRAAARKLHTTVDALPILRIRLREQLRLIDDGEEALANAGRKAAEAAEDYDLAATFLTSAREAAAERLTAAVMGELGPLKLERARFRVALEPIEGRRGPDGVETVRFQIATNAGTDFGPLDAIASGGELARFALAMKAALASREDMRQPVMIFDEVDQGVGGAVAEAVGSRLKRLSNGAQVLVVTHSPQVAARGHAHWKVMKADRDGLTTTTVVALDDQRRQEEIARMLSGAEITDEARAAARALIG